The Quercus robur chromosome 7, dhQueRobu3.1, whole genome shotgun sequence genome has a segment encoding these proteins:
- the LOC126692112 gene encoding uncharacterized protein LOC126692112: protein MKEFAVPPVVFPTGQNPVAGTSVQQRRVPTAPFQPQRPTSSSIPFMSFDMGSAAASTSSASIYGGPIGGGGGSMPGSASFEDEEPLLDELGIHPEQIWNKTKSILNPFRVNPVVHKDSDLSGPILLYMALCLFQLLAGKLQFGVILGWIVVSSIFLYVVYNMLAGRNGNLDLHTCTSVIGYCLLPVVIFSAVSLFLPQIGGVRFSIAGIFVFWATRVSTALMVALADGGDEHRSLIAYACFLIYTLFSLLVIF from the coding sequence atgaaggagttTGCCGTACCGCCGGTGGTTTTCCCGACCGGACAAAATCCGGTGGCCGGAACCAGCGTTCAGCAAAGGAGAGTCCCAACGGCACCGTTTCAGCCACAGAGACCCACGAGCTCCAGCATCCCCTTCATGTCATTCGATATGGGATCCGCAGCGGCCTCCACTTCCTCAGCCTCGATCTACGGCGGTCCTATCGGCGGAGGAGGTGGCTCTATGCCCGGAAGTGCTAGCTTCGAGGACGAGGAACCCTTGCTCGACGAGCTCGGGATCCACCCGGAGCAAATCTGGAATAAAACCAAGTCGATTCTCAACCCGTTCCGGGTCAACCCGGTCGTACACAAGGACTCGGATCTATCCGGCCCGATCCTCCTCTACATGGCGCTCTGCCTTTTCCAATTACTCGCCGGTAAGCTCCAATTCGGCGTTATACTCGGCTGGATCGTCGTCTCCTCTATCTTCCTCTACGTGGTGTACAACATGCTCGCCGGAAGGAACGGTAACCTGGACCTGCACACGTGCACGAGCGTGATTGGCTACTGTCTCTTGCCGGTGGTGATCTTTTCGGCCGTGTCGCTCTTCCTGCCTCAAATCGGTGGGGTCAGGTTCTCGATCGCCGGGATCTTCGTGTTCTGGGCGACTAGGGTTTCCACGGCACTCATGGTTGCGCTCGCTGATGGCGGCGACGAGCATCGCAGCTTAATAGCGTATGCGTGTTTCTTGATTTACACTCTGTTCTCGTTGCTTGTTATATTCTAG